In the genome of Nocardioides marmoribigeumensis, one region contains:
- a CDS encoding NuoB/complex I 20 kDa subunit family protein — translation MGIEEKLPSGVLLTTVEGVAGYFRKASFWPATFGLACCAIEMMTTGGPRYDLARYGMEVFRASPRQADLMIVAGRVSQKMAPVLRQIYDQMAEPKWVLAMGVCASSGGMFNNYAIVQGVDHVVPVDMYLPGCPPRPEMLIDAILKLHDQVQHTKLGAHRATEKLELETAALNALPTADQRGLLR, via the coding sequence ATGGGTATCGAGGAGAAGCTCCCCAGCGGGGTCCTGCTGACGACCGTCGAGGGCGTCGCCGGCTACTTCCGCAAGGCGTCGTTCTGGCCGGCCACGTTCGGCCTGGCCTGCTGCGCGATCGAGATGATGACCACCGGCGGTCCGCGCTACGACCTCGCCCGCTACGGCATGGAGGTCTTCCGGGCCTCGCCGCGCCAGGCCGACCTGATGATCGTCGCGGGCCGGGTGAGCCAGAAGATGGCTCCCGTGCTGCGTCAGATCTACGACCAGATGGCCGAGCCCAAGTGGGTGCTCGCGATGGGCGTCTGTGCGTCGTCCGGCGGCATGTTCAACAACTACGCCATCGTGCAGGGCGTGGACCACGTCGTCCCCGTCGACATGTACCTCCCCGGCTGCCCCCCGCGCCCGGAGATGCTGATCGACGCCATCCTCAAGCTGCACGACCAGGTCCAGCACACCAAGCTCGGCGCCCACCGCGCGACCGAGAAGCTCGAGCTGGAGACCGCTGCGCTCAACGCGCTGCCCACCGCCGACCAGCGAGGCCTGCTGCGATGA
- a CDS encoding NADH-quinone oxidoreductase subunit C, which yields MTPPDDQDRNDDTIAAGSTSGLPVDPADHGVNVIGTRQGSFNVHGSGDTSGYGGLRRTVAMPGASQAPYGGWFDEVDGALRGALAGIGLDDAIEKVVVDRGEVTFFVRRARLLETAQLLRDDPELRFEVCLGVSGVHYPGEEGRELHAVYHLLSMTHNRRIRLEVTAPDADPHVPSVVSVYPTNDWHERETYDFFGLVFDGHPALTRIEMPDDWPGHPQRKDYPLGGIPVEYKGATIPPPDTRRSYS from the coding sequence ATGACCCCTCCCGACGACCAGGACCGCAACGACGACACCATCGCCGCGGGCTCGACCTCGGGCCTGCCGGTCGACCCCGCCGACCACGGCGTCAACGTGATCGGCACCCGCCAGGGCTCGTTCAACGTCCACGGGTCCGGCGACACCTCGGGCTACGGCGGCCTGCGCCGCACGGTCGCGATGCCGGGCGCCAGCCAGGCGCCGTACGGCGGGTGGTTCGACGAGGTCGACGGCGCGCTCCGCGGCGCGCTGGCCGGGATCGGCCTCGACGACGCGATCGAGAAGGTCGTGGTGGACCGGGGCGAGGTCACCTTCTTCGTCCGCCGCGCCCGGCTGCTCGAGACCGCGCAGCTGCTGCGCGACGACCCCGAGCTGCGCTTCGAGGTGTGCCTGGGCGTCAGCGGCGTGCACTACCCCGGGGAGGAGGGCCGCGAGCTGCACGCGGTCTACCACCTGCTCTCGATGACCCACAACCGGCGCATCCGGCTCGAGGTGACCGCACCCGACGCCGACCCGCACGTCCCCTCGGTCGTCTCGGTCTACCCGACCAACGACTGGCACGAGCGCGAGACCTACGACTTCTTCGGGCTGGTCTTCGACGGCCACCCGGCACTGACGCGCATCGAGATGCCCGACGACTGGCCGGGCCACCCGCAGCGCAAGGACTACCCCCTCGGCGGCATCCCCGTCGAGTACAAGGGCGCGACGATCCCGCCGCCGGACACACGGAGGTCCTACTCATGA
- a CDS encoding demethylmenaquinone methyltransferase, which translates to MSRADLEKKPAEVQAMFDGVAERYDLTNDVLSMGQDRRWRTAVLDAVDPRPDERVLDLAAGTGTSSQPFRDAGAYVVPCDFSLGMLQVGKRARPALPFVAGDGTRLPFADDSFDAVTISFGLRNIVDPDAGLRELLRVTRPGGRVVVCEFSSPTWAPFRTVYLEYLMKALPAIARAVATNPDAYVYLAESIRAWPDQAGLAARLQRAGWGECEWRNLSGGIVALHRATKPS; encoded by the coding sequence GTGAGCCGCGCAGACCTGGAGAAGAAGCCCGCCGAGGTGCAGGCGATGTTCGACGGCGTGGCCGAGCGCTACGACCTGACCAACGACGTGCTGTCGATGGGGCAGGACCGCCGCTGGCGGACCGCCGTCCTGGACGCGGTGGACCCGCGGCCGGACGAGCGGGTGCTGGACCTCGCCGCCGGCACCGGCACCTCGAGCCAGCCGTTCCGCGACGCGGGGGCCTACGTCGTCCCGTGCGACTTCAGCCTCGGCATGCTCCAGGTCGGCAAGCGGGCCCGCCCGGCCCTGCCGTTCGTCGCGGGGGACGGCACCCGGCTGCCGTTCGCCGACGACTCCTTCGACGCGGTCACGATCTCCTTCGGCCTGCGCAACATCGTCGACCCCGACGCCGGCCTGCGCGAGCTGCTGCGCGTCACGCGGCCGGGTGGCCGCGTGGTCGTGTGCGAGTTCAGCTCCCCGACCTGGGCGCCGTTCCGGACCGTCTACCTCGAGTACCTGATGAAGGCGCTGCCGGCGATCGCGCGGGCGGTCGCCACCAACCCCGACGCCTACGTCTACCTCGCCGAGTCGATCCGCGCCTGGCCCGACCAGGCCGGCCTCGCCGCGCGCCTGCAGCGGGCCGGCTGGGGGGAGTGCGAGTGGCGCAACCTCTCCGGCGGCATCGTGGCGCTGCACCGGGCGACCAAGCCCTCCTGA
- a CDS encoding MBL fold metallo-hydrolase, with protein sequence MRVTKFGHSCVRLSYDGRDVVLDPGVWSQREAMDGVAAVLLTHEHPDHWDLDHLRSTDAPIHTIRAVADQIEAADPAVRERVTVVEPGEHLEVAGFSVEVVGRKHAVIHPELPHFDNSGFVLEVGGTSLFHPGDSFELPGRAVDVHCAPVCAPWAKMSELLDVAREIGAPRTLGIHDRVYSDVGLAMADDRFRAWMAQRDGTYARPADGQDL encoded by the coding sequence ATGCGCGTCACCAAGTTCGGCCACTCCTGCGTCCGCCTGTCGTACGACGGCCGCGACGTCGTGCTCGACCCGGGCGTCTGGTCGCAGCGCGAGGCGATGGACGGCGTGGCCGCGGTGCTCCTGACCCACGAGCACCCCGACCACTGGGACCTCGACCACCTGCGCTCGACCGACGCCCCGATCCACACCATCCGTGCGGTCGCCGACCAGATCGAGGCGGCCGACCCGGCGGTGCGCGAGCGGGTCACGGTCGTCGAGCCCGGGGAGCACCTCGAGGTCGCGGGCTTCTCGGTCGAGGTGGTGGGCCGCAAGCACGCGGTGATCCACCCCGAGCTGCCGCACTTCGACAACTCCGGGTTCGTCCTCGAGGTGGGCGGCACCTCGCTGTTCCACCCGGGCGACTCCTTCGAGCTGCCGGGCCGCGCCGTGGACGTCCACTGCGCGCCGGTGTGCGCCCCCTGGGCCAAGATGTCGGAGCTGCTCGACGTGGCGCGCGAGATCGGCGCGCCGCGCACGCTCGGCATCCACGACCGGGTCTACAGCGACGTCGGCCTCGCGATGGCCGACGACCGGTTCCGGGCCTGGATGGCCCAGCGCGACGGCACCTACGCGCGACCGGCCGACGGACAGGACCTCTGA
- a CDS encoding NADH-quinone oxidoreductase subunit A, whose translation MELYTPVIALMALAAGFAIFSVVVSGLTGPKRYNRAKSDSYECGIEPTPQPMGGGRFPVKYYITAMLFIVFDIEIVFLYPWAVYFDEMKLFGLVEMVVFIATVFVAYAYVWRRGGLEWD comes from the coding sequence TTGGAGCTCTACACCCCGGTCATCGCCCTGATGGCGCTGGCCGCCGGATTCGCGATCTTCTCGGTCGTGGTCAGCGGGCTGACCGGGCCCAAGCGCTACAACCGCGCCAAGTCCGACTCCTACGAGTGCGGCATCGAGCCGACCCCCCAGCCGATGGGCGGCGGTCGCTTCCCGGTGAAGTACTACATCACCGCGATGCTGTTCATCGTCTTCGACATCGAGATCGTCTTCCTCTACCCCTGGGCGGTCTACTTCGACGAGATGAAGCTGTTCGGCCTCGTCGAGATGGTCGTGTTCATCGCCACGGTGTTCGTCGCCTATGCCTACGTCTGGCGACGCGGCGGGCTCGAGTGGGACTGA
- the nuoE gene encoding NADH-quinone oxidoreductase subunit NuoE codes for MSGLSTHSDAITPGSGPLDETTMAELRDIAARYPQARSGLLPMLHLVQSAEGRVTSAGIEACAEILGLSAAEVAGVATFYTMYKRRPVGDYHVGVCTNTLCAVMGGDAIFERLQEHLGIGNDETTEDGAITLEHVECNAACDYAPVMMVNWEFMDNMDPSSATQLVDDLRAGKEVRSTRGPRICTWREAERVLAGYNDGLADEGPAGGPASMVGLDLARERGWTAPSPDDKALTSGEEKDK; via the coding sequence ATGAGCGGTCTGTCCACGCACAGCGACGCGATCACGCCCGGCAGCGGACCGCTCGACGAGACGACGATGGCCGAGCTGCGCGACATCGCCGCCCGCTACCCCCAGGCCCGCTCCGGGCTGCTGCCCATGCTCCACCTGGTCCAGAGCGCGGAGGGCAGGGTCACCTCGGCCGGCATCGAGGCCTGCGCCGAGATCCTCGGCCTCAGCGCCGCCGAGGTCGCCGGCGTCGCGACCTTCTACACGATGTACAAGCGCCGGCCGGTCGGCGACTACCACGTCGGCGTCTGCACCAACACGCTGTGCGCGGTCATGGGCGGCGACGCGATCTTCGAGCGGCTCCAGGAGCACCTCGGGATCGGCAACGACGAGACCACCGAGGACGGCGCGATCACGCTCGAGCACGTCGAGTGCAACGCCGCGTGCGACTACGCCCCGGTGATGATGGTCAACTGGGAGTTCATGGACAACATGGACCCCTCGTCCGCGACACAGCTGGTCGACGACCTGCGCGCCGGCAAGGAGGTCCGCTCCACCCGCGGTCCCCGCATCTGCACCTGGCGCGAGGCCGAGCGCGTGCTCGCCGGCTACAACGACGGGCTCGCCGACGAGGGCCCGGCCGGCGGCCCTGCCTCCATGGTCGGCCTCGACCTGGCCCGGGAGCGGGGCTGGACCGCGCCCTCGCCCGACGACAAGGCCCTGACCAGCGGGGAGGAGAAGGACAAGTGA
- a CDS encoding NADH-quinone oxidoreductase subunit D — protein sequence MTTTQGTQGTQGADPYAAAESATTEGRVFTVTGQDWDSVVSGVADEGEDRVVVNMGPQHPSTHGVLRLILELEGETVTEARCGIGYLHTGIEKNMEFRTWTQGVTFCTRMDYLAPFHNELTYCLGVERLLGIEDEIPEKAQVLRVLLSELNRISSHLVCIATGGMEIGALTVMTIGFRERELVLDLFELITGLRMNHAFIRPGGVAQRLPPGALGQIKDFVKLMKKRLPEYAALCNANPIFKGRLEDVGHLDLAGCLALGITGPVLRSTGYAWDLRRTQPYSGYEDYEFDVVTWDTSDSYGRFRIRLEEMWQSLRIVEQCAARLEKLQGAPVMIEDKKIGWPAQLAVGTDGMGNSLDHIRHIMGESMEALIHHFKLVTEGFSVPPGQAYVPVESPRGELGAHVVSDGGTRPYRVHFRDPSFTNLQATSVMSEGGQVADVIVAIASIDPVMGGVDR from the coding sequence ATGACCACCACCCAGGGCACCCAGGGCACCCAGGGCGCCGACCCCTACGCCGCCGCCGAGTCCGCGACCACCGAGGGCCGGGTCTTCACCGTCACGGGCCAGGACTGGGACTCCGTCGTCAGCGGCGTCGCCGACGAGGGCGAGGACCGCGTCGTCGTCAACATGGGCCCGCAGCACCCCTCCACCCACGGCGTGCTGCGCCTGATCCTCGAGCTCGAGGGCGAGACGGTGACCGAGGCCCGGTGCGGCATCGGCTACCTCCACACCGGCATCGAGAAGAACATGGAGTTCCGCACCTGGACGCAGGGCGTGACGTTCTGCACCCGGATGGACTACCTCGCGCCGTTCCACAACGAGCTCACCTACTGCCTCGGCGTCGAGCGCCTCCTCGGCATCGAGGACGAGATCCCCGAGAAGGCCCAGGTCCTGCGGGTGCTGCTCTCCGAGCTCAACCGCATCTCCTCCCACCTGGTCTGCATCGCCACCGGCGGCATGGAGATCGGCGCGCTGACCGTGATGACGATCGGCTTCCGCGAGCGCGAGCTGGTCCTCGACCTGTTCGAGCTGATCACCGGACTGCGCATGAACCACGCGTTCATCCGTCCCGGCGGCGTCGCGCAGCGGCTCCCACCGGGTGCGCTCGGCCAGATCAAGGACTTCGTCAAGCTGATGAAGAAGCGGCTCCCGGAGTACGCCGCGCTGTGCAACGCCAACCCGATCTTCAAGGGCCGCCTCGAGGACGTCGGGCACCTCGACCTCGCCGGCTGCCTCGCGCTCGGCATCACCGGGCCGGTGCTCCGCTCGACGGGCTACGCCTGGGACCTGCGCCGCACCCAGCCCTACTCCGGCTACGAGGACTACGAGTTCGACGTGGTCACCTGGGACACCAGCGACTCCTACGGCCGCTTCCGCATCCGCCTCGAGGAGATGTGGCAGTCGCTGCGCATCGTCGAGCAGTGCGCGGCCCGCCTGGAGAAGCTCCAGGGCGCGCCGGTCATGATCGAGGACAAGAAGATCGGCTGGCCCGCCCAGCTCGCGGTCGGCACCGACGGCATGGGCAACTCCCTCGACCACATCCGCCACATCATGGGCGAGTCGATGGAGGCGCTGATCCACCACTTCAAGCTGGTCACCGAGGGCTTCAGCGTCCCGCCGGGCCAGGCCTACGTGCCGGTGGAGTCGCCGCGCGGCGAGCTCGGGGCCCACGTCGTCTCCGACGGCGGCACGCGCCCCTACCGGGTCCACTTCCGCGACCCGTCGTTCACGAACCTGCAGGCCACGTCGGTGATGAGCGAGGGCGGGCAGGTGGCCGACGTCATCGTCGCCATCGCCTCGATCGACCCGGTGATGGGAGGAGTCGACCGATGA
- a CDS encoding DMT family transporter codes for MHHHHDHQRVPPLLALAFVVVWSTGYIAGPVAVEAFAPLSVLTYRFGLAALLAAAVAYARHGWPSSWRGAGRHAGVGLTLNGLQFGLMYLAFGAGLEPTLGALLHSLSPVMTVLLAGFLLRERVRPVQVAGFVLGVAGVLLVLGPEVEAAGGPVGLVLGALAALCLSLGWLGQRGLSTALPPAWSATVQLAASVPPLLVVGMLTEGVWPVQDTGTFAWSVVWLAVVNSVAGLLLIQALVREGGAGASSSVLFLSPPVTAVMAYVWFGDTLDLRELVGLVVATLGVAVATRVRSPQRVADRHELGL; via the coding sequence GTGCACCACCACCACGACCACCAGCGCGTCCCCCCGCTCCTGGCCCTGGCCTTCGTGGTCGTCTGGTCGACCGGCTACATCGCCGGACCCGTCGCGGTCGAGGCGTTCGCGCCCCTGTCGGTGCTGACCTACCGCTTCGGGCTGGCCGCCCTCCTGGCGGCCGCGGTGGCCTACGCACGTCACGGATGGCCCTCCTCGTGGCGCGGCGCCGGCCGTCACGCCGGTGTCGGGCTGACCCTCAACGGGCTGCAGTTCGGGCTGATGTACCTCGCGTTCGGGGCGGGCCTCGAGCCGACCCTCGGCGCGCTGCTGCACTCCCTCTCGCCGGTGATGACCGTGCTCCTCGCGGGCTTCCTGCTGCGCGAGCGGGTCCGCCCCGTCCAGGTCGCGGGGTTCGTGCTCGGAGTGGCCGGCGTGCTCCTGGTCCTGGGCCCGGAGGTCGAGGCGGCGGGCGGGCCCGTGGGCCTGGTCCTCGGTGCCCTCGCCGCGCTGTGCCTGTCGCTGGGCTGGCTCGGCCAGCGGGGCCTGAGCACCGCGCTCCCGCCGGCCTGGTCCGCGACCGTCCAGCTGGCCGCGTCGGTGCCCCCGCTGCTCGTGGTCGGGATGCTGACCGAGGGCGTGTGGCCGGTGCAGGACACCGGCACGTTCGCCTGGTCGGTGGTGTGGCTCGCGGTGGTCAACAGCGTGGCCGGGCTGCTGCTCATCCAGGCGCTGGTGCGCGAGGGCGGCGCCGGGGCGTCCTCGAGCGTGCTGTTCCTCTCGCCACCGGTGACCGCGGTGATGGCCTACGTGTGGTTCGGCGACACCCTGGACCTGCGTGAGCTGGTCGGCCTGGTCGTCGCGACCCTGGGGGTCGCGGTCGCCACCCGGGTCAGGTCACCCCAGCGCGTTGCGGACCGGCACGAGCTTGGCCTGTGA
- a CDS encoding geranylgeranyl reductase family protein, whose protein sequence is MTSTPLDERQADVVVVGAGPAGAATAFHLAQAGADVLLLEKSSFPRDKICGDGLTPRAVKQLIGMGFDLDAPGWQKNKGLRIVGAGHRLELPWPELTTFPPFGAVRTRTDLDETLARHAQKAGARLLERTAVTGPLLDERTGRVVGVTARAVDERGRKTGDELTYRAPLVVACDGVSSRLATSMGITRRENRPMAVAARTYYRTPRHDDPWMESWLELWDGKPQESNLLPGYGWIFGVGDGTANVGLGLLNTSAAFQNVDLKAVLATWLSHTPEEWGFRDEANQEGRIASAALPMGFNRKPHYTRGMLLVGDSGGMVNPFNGEGIDYALESGHMAADLILQALALPEGPQRERVLHAYPEALDAAYGGYFTLGRVFAKMIGNPTFMKQATKYGLPRTALMRFLLKLMANLTDPRGGDASDRIINALSKMAPDA, encoded by the coding sequence GTGACGAGCACCCCCCTCGACGAGCGCCAGGCCGACGTCGTCGTCGTCGGCGCCGGTCCCGCCGGAGCGGCCACCGCCTTCCACCTGGCCCAGGCAGGCGCCGACGTGCTCCTGCTCGAGAAGTCCTCGTTCCCGCGCGACAAGATCTGCGGCGACGGCCTCACGCCCCGCGCGGTCAAGCAGCTCATCGGCATGGGCTTCGACCTCGACGCCCCGGGCTGGCAGAAGAACAAGGGCCTGCGCATCGTCGGCGCCGGTCACCGCCTCGAGCTGCCCTGGCCCGAGCTCACCACCTTCCCGCCGTTCGGCGCCGTCCGCACCCGCACCGACCTCGACGAGACCCTGGCGCGCCACGCCCAGAAGGCCGGTGCCCGGCTGCTCGAGCGCACCGCCGTCACCGGGCCGCTGCTCGACGAGCGCACCGGCCGGGTCGTCGGCGTCACCGCCCGCGCGGTCGACGAGCGCGGCCGCAAGACCGGCGACGAGCTGACCTACCGCGCGCCGCTCGTGGTCGCCTGCGACGGCGTCTCGAGCCGGCTCGCCACCTCGATGGGCATCACCCGCCGCGAGAACCGCCCGATGGCGGTCGCCGCGCGCACCTACTACCGCACCCCGCGCCACGACGACCCGTGGATGGAGTCGTGGCTGGAGCTGTGGGACGGCAAGCCGCAGGAGTCCAACCTCCTCCCCGGCTACGGCTGGATCTTCGGTGTCGGCGACGGCACCGCCAACGTCGGCCTCGGCCTGCTCAACACCTCCGCGGCCTTCCAGAACGTCGACCTCAAGGCGGTCCTGGCGACCTGGCTCTCCCACACCCCCGAGGAGTGGGGCTTCCGCGACGAGGCCAACCAGGAGGGCCGCATCGCCTCGGCCGCGCTGCCGATGGGCTTCAACCGCAAGCCGCACTACACCCGCGGCATGCTCCTGGTCGGCGACTCCGGCGGCATGGTCAACCCGTTCAACGGCGAGGGCATCGACTACGCCCTCGAGTCCGGCCACATGGCGGCCGACCTGATCCTCCAGGCGCTCGCCCTGCCCGAGGGCCCGCAGCGCGAGCGGGTGCTCCACGCCTACCCCGAGGCCCTCGACGCGGCGTACGGCGGCTACTTCACGCTCGGTCGCGTGTTCGCCAAGATGATCGGCAACCCGACGTTCATGAAGCAGGCGACCAAGTACGGTCTCCCACGGACGGCCCTCATGCGCTTCCTGCTGAAGCTCATGGCCAACCTGACCGACCCGCGGGGCGGCGACGCCTCCGACCGCATCATCAACGCGTTGAGCAAGATGGCTCCCGACGCGTGA
- a CDS encoding Na+/H+ antiporter, translated as MHVALTLVSLVAVVVVVTGFCRRYDLSAPIVLVVVGVAGSFLPLPDIELNADIVLIGLLPPLLYNAALGTSLIHFHAQRWAILSLSIGLVVFTTVGVAVVAHVMIPDLRWPAAFAIGAVVAPPDAVAATAVAKRIGLPRQVVTLLEGESLLNDATALVALRAAVVAVTSTVSVVQVGVDFVVAAVGGTLVGVVVYLVVGKARKLVTDPVIDTSISIVTPFVAYVLAEEVHASGVLAVVVAGLLLGHRAPVIQTASSRIAEQLTWRTVGFLLENAVFLLIGLQASRILGDVADSDLSMTRIAAVCLAVLVAVIVLRFAWVFPARRVLDRLERRERPVPPRYVALVGWAGMRGVVTLAAAFAIPPETKHREVLLLVALVVTAGTLLINGLTLPWLARLLDVPGPDAREDALARAELITQASRAGLDRLTELKQDLDLDDEQDHGVVMMLKGRLEQRDLAAWERLGSDSDEGGETPSETYSRIRLSMLEAERARVLQVRSEGHVPHEVVQEVLAALDVEESMIDRRIRRQEVLAERLTSTRHEAPCKHLAEAPDPPQEPATECEDCVREGTRWVHLRRCLECGHAACCDSSPRRHASAHHRETGHPVMASAEPGEAWRWCFVDEVTG; from the coding sequence GTGCACGTCGCCCTGACCCTGGTCTCCCTCGTCGCGGTCGTCGTGGTGGTGACCGGCTTCTGCCGGCGCTACGACCTCTCCGCCCCGATCGTGCTGGTGGTGGTGGGCGTCGCGGGCTCGTTCCTGCCGCTGCCCGACATCGAGCTCAACGCCGACATCGTCCTCATCGGGCTGCTCCCGCCGCTGCTCTACAACGCCGCGCTCGGGACCTCGCTGATCCACTTCCACGCCCAGCGGTGGGCGATCCTGTCGCTGTCGATCGGGCTGGTCGTCTTCACGACCGTGGGCGTGGCCGTGGTGGCCCACGTGATGATCCCCGACCTGCGGTGGCCGGCGGCCTTCGCGATCGGCGCCGTCGTCGCGCCGCCCGACGCGGTCGCCGCGACCGCAGTGGCCAAGCGCATCGGCCTGCCGCGCCAGGTCGTCACCCTGCTCGAGGGGGAGTCGCTGCTCAACGACGCGACCGCCCTCGTCGCGCTGCGCGCGGCGGTCGTGGCCGTGACGAGCACGGTGTCGGTCGTCCAGGTCGGCGTGGACTTCGTCGTCGCCGCGGTCGGGGGGACGCTGGTCGGCGTCGTGGTCTACCTGGTGGTCGGCAAGGCTCGCAAGCTCGTCACCGACCCGGTGATCGACACCTCGATCTCGATCGTGACCCCGTTCGTCGCCTACGTCCTGGCCGAGGAGGTCCACGCCTCCGGCGTGCTGGCGGTGGTCGTCGCGGGGCTGCTGCTCGGCCACCGGGCGCCGGTGATCCAGACCGCGTCCTCGCGCATCGCGGAGCAGCTCACGTGGCGCACCGTCGGCTTCCTGCTGGAGAACGCGGTCTTCCTCCTCATCGGCCTGCAGGCGAGCCGCATCCTGGGGGACGTCGCCGACAGCGACCTGTCGATGACGCGCATCGCCGCGGTCTGCCTCGCCGTGCTGGTCGCGGTCATCGTGCTGCGCTTCGCGTGGGTCTTCCCCGCGCGCCGGGTGCTCGACCGGCTGGAGCGGCGGGAGCGGCCGGTCCCACCGCGCTACGTCGCGCTCGTCGGCTGGGCGGGCATGCGCGGGGTGGTCACCCTCGCCGCCGCCTTCGCCATCCCGCCGGAGACCAAGCACCGCGAGGTGCTGCTGCTGGTCGCGCTGGTGGTCACCGCCGGCACGCTCCTCATCAACGGGCTGACGCTGCCGTGGCTGGCCCGTCTGCTCGACGTGCCCGGCCCCGACGCGCGGGAGGACGCCCTGGCCCGCGCGGAGCTCATCACGCAGGCCTCCCGCGCGGGGCTGGACCGTCTCACGGAGCTCAAGCAGGACCTCGACCTCGACGACGAGCAGGACCACGGCGTGGTGATGATGCTCAAGGGCCGGCTCGAGCAGCGCGACCTCGCCGCGTGGGAGCGGCTGGGGTCCGACTCCGACGAGGGCGGCGAGACCCCGAGCGAGACCTACTCGCGCATCCGCCTGTCTATGCTCGAGGCCGAACGTGCCCGGGTGCTCCAGGTCCGCAGCGAGGGCCACGTGCCCCACGAGGTGGTCCAGGAGGTCCTGGCCGCCCTCGACGTGGAGGAGTCCATGATCGACCGCCGCATCCGCCGCCAGGAGGTCCTGGCCGAGCGCCTGACCTCGACCCGGCACGAGGCGCCGTGCAAGCACCTCGCGGAGGCACCCGACCCGCCCCAGGAGCCCGCCACCGAGTGCGAGGACTGCGTGCGCGAGGGCACGCGCTGGGTCCACCTGCGCCGGTGCCTGGAGTGCGGCCACGCGGCGTGCTGCGACTCCTCGCCGCGCCGGCACGCGAGCGCCCACCATCGCGAGACCGGCCACCCCGTCATGGCCTCCGCCGAGCCCGGCGAGGCCTGGCGCTGGTGCTTCGTCGACGAGGTGACCGGCTGA
- a CDS encoding isochorismate synthase, whose translation MTTSPASGAVDAPALVVRTVRVPVPHDLVALLPGDGEQIAWLHRREGFAGWGVAAQIHTRGADRFAEAQEWWQQVTHAAVVRDEVGLPGTGLVCFGSFAFADEPGDSVLTVPQVLVGRRGREAWVTTIHAIAEGSEGSGAVDQHLLPTDPPARPQPVRFSDGARSGTEWQGAVAEAIRRIAAGDLEKVVLARDLLADCGDPLDVRWPLARLAEDYPSCWTFHVDSLFGATPEMLVRRERGLVTSRVLAGTIRRTGDEDHDLRLAASLARSSKDLEEHEYAVRSVAEALEPYSSSMSFPEAPFVLHLPNVMHLATDVAAVMDDDTPSLALAAALHPSAAVGGTPTVDAVALIAELEGMDRGRYAGPVGWMDAAGDGEWAIALRSAQLGEDRRTVRLFAGCGIVADSDPAAELAESQAKLVPVRNALG comes from the coding sequence GTGACCACCAGCCCGGCCTCCGGCGCCGTCGACGCCCCCGCGCTCGTCGTACGCACCGTCCGCGTGCCGGTCCCCCACGACCTGGTCGCCCTCCTCCCCGGGGACGGCGAGCAGATCGCCTGGCTCCACCGGCGCGAGGGCTTCGCCGGGTGGGGCGTGGCCGCGCAGATCCACACCCGCGGCGCGGACCGCTTCGCCGAGGCGCAGGAGTGGTGGCAGCAGGTCACCCACGCGGCCGTCGTCCGCGACGAGGTGGGGCTGCCCGGCACCGGCCTGGTCTGCTTCGGCTCCTTCGCCTTCGCCGACGAGCCCGGCGACAGCGTCCTCACCGTGCCGCAGGTGCTCGTCGGCCGGCGCGGCCGCGAGGCCTGGGTGACCACCATCCACGCGATCGCCGAGGGGTCCGAGGGCTCCGGAGCCGTCGACCAGCACCTCCTGCCGACGGACCCGCCCGCCCGCCCGCAGCCGGTCCGCTTCTCCGACGGCGCCCGCTCGGGCACCGAGTGGCAGGGCGCGGTCGCCGAGGCCATCCGGCGCATCGCCGCCGGCGACCTGGAGAAGGTCGTGCTCGCCCGCGACCTGCTCGCCGACTGCGGCGACCCCCTCGACGTCCGCTGGCCCCTGGCCCGGCTCGCCGAGGACTACCCCTCCTGCTGGACCTTCCACGTCGACAGCCTCTTCGGCGCGACGCCCGAGATGCTCGTGCGCCGGGAGCGTGGCCTGGTCACCTCGCGCGTGCTGGCCGGGACGATCCGCCGCACGGGCGACGAGGACCACGACCTCCGGCTGGCCGCCTCGCTGGCCCGCTCCTCCAAGGACCTCGAGGAGCACGAGTACGCCGTCCGGTCGGTCGCCGAGGCCCTCGAGCCCTACTCCTCCTCGATGTCGTTCCCCGAGGCGCCGTTCGTGCTGCACCTGCCCAACGTGATGCACCTGGCCACCGACGTGGCAGCGGTGATGGACGACGACACCCCGTCGCTGGCCCTGGCCGCCGCGCTCCACCCCTCGGCGGCGGTGGGTGGCACCCCGACGGTCGACGCGGTCGCGCTCATCGCCGAGCTGGAGGGCATGGACCGCGGCCGCTACGCCGGCCCGGTCGGCTGGATGGACGCCGCGGGCGACGGCGAGTGGGCGATCGCGCTGCGCTCGGCGCAGCTGGGCGAGGACCGCCGCACGGTCCGGCTGTTCGCCGGCTGCGGCATCGTCGCCGACTCCGACCCGGCCGCCGAGCTGGCCGAGTCACAGGCCAAGCTCGTGCCGGTCCGCAACGCGCTGGGGTGA